One stretch of Schlesneria sp. DSM 10557 DNA includes these proteins:
- a CDS encoding SRPBCC family protein yields MNCRIIRCSIHRPVDAVYEFAANPENLPRWVTSFCLSVRKSGEYWEMETPTGWVQIRFVPRNEAGIMDHMVTLPDGQAVVNPMRVVDNGGGSEVMFTLFQQPGMSDEQFARDADMVDADLQSLKKVLEGQVG; encoded by the coding sequence ATGAACTGCCGGATTATCCGTTGCTCGATTCACCGACCCGTGGACGCCGTCTACGAGTTCGCCGCGAATCCTGAGAATCTTCCCCGCTGGGTGACGTCGTTCTGCCTGTCGGTCAGGAAGTCAGGGGAGTATTGGGAAATGGAGACACCGACGGGCTGGGTGCAGATTCGTTTTGTTCCTCGCAATGAAGCGGGAATCATGGATCACATGGTCACATTGCCGGACGGTCAAGCCGTCGTCAATCCGATGCGTGTGGTCGACAATGGTGGCGGCAGCGAAGTGATGTTCACACTGTTCCAACAGCCCGGCATGTCCGACGAGCAGTTTGCCAGAGATGCCGACATGGTCGACGCCGATCTGCAGTCCTTGAAGAAAGTGCTTGAGGGGCAGGTGGGTTGA
- a CDS encoding bifunctional riboflavin kinase/FAD synthetase — MTVLFGFESPECYRGGIVSIGNFDGVHRGHQLMLRTLVSQARAAGVPAVVLTFDPHPIELLRPEAAPPRLTSMSYRAELLQKFGVDTVIVLPTTRQFLTLTAEEFFHSIVQTQLQACGLVEGPNFYFGRNREGNIDVLRQLCSRHQLTLEVVEPEIVNDKLVSSSVIRGLVNDGNVAEAGRLLGHLYRMEGTVVTGAQRGRTLGFPTANLAELETLAPANGVYAATTTIDGTSWAAAVNIGPNPTFGEAARKIEVHLLDFSGDLYGRRIAISFVSRLRDICKFASANDLLQQLQADVAAARTACAGL; from the coding sequence ATGACCGTTTTGTTTGGGTTTGAATCTCCCGAGTGTTATCGCGGAGGGATCGTTTCCATAGGAAACTTTGACGGGGTTCATCGCGGGCATCAACTGATGTTGCGGACGCTCGTCAGTCAGGCCCGCGCTGCAGGCGTTCCTGCCGTGGTGCTGACGTTTGATCCGCATCCGATCGAACTGTTACGTCCGGAAGCGGCACCCCCACGACTGACCTCGATGTCGTACCGGGCGGAACTGCTGCAGAAGTTTGGGGTGGACACGGTCATCGTGCTGCCGACGACCCGGCAATTCCTGACGCTCACCGCAGAAGAGTTTTTTCACTCGATTGTCCAGACACAGCTCCAGGCGTGCGGCCTGGTCGAGGGGCCGAATTTCTATTTCGGTCGCAATCGTGAGGGGAATATCGATGTTCTGCGTCAGCTCTGTTCCCGGCACCAGTTGACTCTGGAAGTCGTTGAGCCGGAAATTGTGAATGACAAGCTGGTTTCGTCGAGTGTCATTCGAGGTCTGGTGAACGACGGAAATGTCGCGGAAGCGGGGCGGCTGCTGGGACATCTTTACCGCATGGAGGGAACCGTTGTGACCGGTGCACAGCGGGGCCGGACACTCGGTTTTCCGACGGCCAATCTTGCTGAACTGGAAACCCTCGCCCCGGCAAACGGGGTCTACGCGGCCACCACGACGATCGACGGCACGAGCTGGGCGGCGGCGGTCAACATCGGCCCCAATCCGACGTTTGGCGAAGCGGCCCGGAAGATCGAGGTCCATTTGCTCGACTTCAGTGGTGACCTGTACGGGCGCCGCATCGCGATTTCGTTTGTGTCGCGACTGCGTGATATTTGCAAGTTTGCTTCTGCGAACGACTTGCTTCAGCAGTTGCAGGCCGATGTCGCTGCGGCGCGTACGGCTTGTGCGGGGCTTTGA
- a CDS encoding FIST N-terminal domain-containing protein, giving the protein MPFASAVSEKSSLSAAIQETVHVVAGELGRKPDLTFVFVTHHHAKNFPMLAESILDRIGGGLLLGCTGETVINGTREYENGPALSLWSGVLPGADLVPFQMEFAETPDGIMCSGLPDDLGDRTDDTRAVFLLSEPFSAMPQSVIDLLADELPNVPLFGGQASGGNPTENRLFLNGREIDQGAVGVVLRGGPQVRSVVSQGCRPIGTPFVVTKADRNVVYELGGVAPMQRLQEMYHLLPPRDQSLVEEGVHIGIALNEYQESFHRGDFLILNVMGVDKKSGALKAGGPIRVGQTVQFQIRDGEAADADLIRLLERHSSTHPRLPAASLLFSCNGRGSRMFSSPDHDATLIQRHLGPLPLAGFFAQGELGPVGGKNYIHGFTASIALFEEESVS; this is encoded by the coding sequence ATGCCGTTTGCAAGTGCAGTGTCCGAAAAGTCCAGCCTCAGTGCGGCAATTCAAGAAACCGTGCATGTGGTGGCGGGTGAATTGGGTCGCAAACCCGACCTGACGTTCGTGTTTGTGACACATCACCATGCAAAGAATTTCCCCATGCTGGCCGAGTCGATCCTCGATCGGATCGGCGGCGGGCTGTTGCTGGGATGTACGGGCGAGACCGTCATCAATGGTACGCGCGAATACGAAAACGGACCGGCCCTGTCACTTTGGTCAGGCGTCTTGCCCGGTGCGGATCTTGTCCCGTTTCAGATGGAATTCGCCGAAACGCCCGACGGCATCATGTGCAGCGGTTTGCCCGACGATCTGGGGGACCGGACCGACGATACGCGTGCCGTCTTCCTGCTGAGCGAACCCTTTTCCGCGATGCCGCAGTCGGTGATTGATCTGCTGGCGGACGAACTGCCGAATGTCCCGCTGTTCGGGGGGCAGGCGAGCGGTGGCAACCCGACCGAGAATCGGTTGTTCCTGAACGGTCGCGAGATTGATCAGGGGGCGGTCGGGGTCGTCCTGCGAGGGGGGCCTCAGGTCCGTTCTGTCGTTTCTCAGGGATGCCGGCCGATCGGGACCCCATTCGTGGTGACGAAAGCCGATCGAAATGTCGTATACGAACTTGGCGGGGTGGCGCCGATGCAGCGGCTGCAGGAAATGTACCACCTGCTGCCGCCGCGAGATCAGTCGCTGGTCGAGGAAGGGGTCCATATCGGGATCGCGCTCAACGAGTATCAGGAGTCATTTCACCGAGGTGACTTCCTGATCTTGAACGTGATGGGGGTCGACAAGAAGTCGGGTGCCTTGAAAGCGGGTGGACCGATTCGGGTTGGTCAGACAGTTCAGTTCCAGATCCGGGACGGTGAGGCGGCGGACGCCGACCTGATTCGTCTGCTGGAAAGACACTCGTCGACGCACCCACGTCTCCCCGCGGCGAGCCTGCTGTTCAGTTGCAATGGGCGTGGCTCGCGGATGTTTTCTTCACCAGATCACGACGCGACACTGATCCAGCGACATCTGGGGCCTTTGCCACTGGCCGGTTTTTTTGCCCAGGGAGAGCTGGGACCGGTGGGCGGAAAAAACTACATTCACGGTTTTACCGCCAGCATTGCACTTTTCGAAGAAGAATCGGTTTCATGA
- a CDS encoding helix-turn-helix domain-containing protein: MRTIFTTGQVAKICKVAPRTVSKWFDSGRLRGYRIPGSQDRRIPREHLIRFLKEHGMPLGELEDEAMGKLLLVGVDQNVRGQILDLMPPMDYKIESAASGFEAGIQAESLHPDCVVIDFGMGRHEATLIAQNLRKNNEYADAVLVALLSDDDTASGFDRTPFNETFRKPFDSALLAERIRTLVGRKKQLA; encoded by the coding sequence ATGAGAACGATCTTCACTACTGGACAGGTAGCAAAGATCTGCAAGGTTGCACCCCGCACAGTGAGCAAATGGTTCGACTCCGGCCGTCTGCGCGGTTACCGCATTCCCGGATCACAGGACCGTCGCATCCCACGCGAGCACTTGATTCGGTTCCTTAAGGAACACGGGATGCCTTTGGGGGAACTGGAAGACGAAGCGATGGGCAAATTGCTCCTCGTCGGAGTCGACCAGAACGTCCGAGGACAGATTCTCGACCTGATGCCTCCCATGGATTACAAAATTGAATCCGCGGCGAGTGGCTTTGAAGCCGGCATTCAGGCCGAATCTCTGCATCCTGACTGCGTGGTAATCGACTTCGGCATGGGTCGACATGAAGCAACATTGATTGCGCAGAACCTGCGCAAAAACAATGAGTATGCTGACGCTGTACTGGTAGCGCTACTGAGCGATGACGACACGGCCAGCGGTTTTGACCGTACCCCGTTCAACGAGACGTTCCGGAAACCATTCGACTCAGCCCTGCTGGCCGAACGGATCCGCACCCTCGTCGGTCGGAAAAAACAATTGGCCTGA
- a CDS encoding aspartate aminotransferase family protein — translation MTASYLDLVTSLRQAFPQPVSDRVHDAYFVFSFLRALDQLDEMKSVSPLLGKSEILDYDEAKRSRVADGPVPLEQVTQTLVEHLSGMFIWGHPRAQINVIPPPTIASIIGGLLPSIYNPNLVSEESSRQVAVAEVEVSSMTADLIGYDPAVSAGLFTFGGTGTLLYGIKLGLEKACPGTAQQGIRERAYIICSERAHYACLTVANWLGMGRESVIKIPCSAENEILPELLEDKAREILASGGKIAAIIATMGTTDHFGLDDLKALHEIREGLVKEFQLDYHPHIHADAVIGWAWSVFNDYNFAVNPLGFRHRTVRALAGTRRRIQELPLADSVGIDFHKTGFTPYVSSLFLVKNSADLELITRKQSDTPYLFHDGHYHPGRYTLETTRGGSPPMAALANLRLFGKDGLRSLLGHAVSMAEELREHLEGHAATTVVNRGNFGPVTLFRVYPDGVDTFSVTEEEQKDESCRDQLRAHNEYNRRIYHLVQADALNGEGVVISLTDCYCESEYGEPIVALKSYLLSPFAEERYVEAVLESLWKARAKIAAEDSSAQNA, via the coding sequence ATGACAGCAAGCTATCTGGATCTGGTCACGTCGTTGCGGCAGGCTTTTCCCCAGCCCGTTTCTGATCGGGTCCACGATGCCTATTTTGTGTTCTCGTTCCTCAGGGCGCTGGATCAACTGGATGAGATGAAATCGGTTTCTCCGTTACTGGGCAAGTCTGAGATTCTCGACTACGACGAGGCCAAGCGGTCGCGAGTCGCTGACGGTCCGGTGCCGCTGGAACAGGTCACTCAGACGCTCGTCGAGCACCTGTCCGGCATGTTCATCTGGGGCCATCCGCGGGCTCAGATCAATGTCATCCCGCCCCCCACGATTGCCAGTATCATCGGTGGTCTGTTGCCGTCGATCTACAACCCGAATCTGGTGAGCGAAGAATCGTCGCGTCAGGTCGCAGTGGCGGAGGTCGAGGTCTCATCGATGACGGCCGATCTGATTGGTTACGACCCCGCTGTCTCGGCCGGACTGTTCACCTTTGGCGGGACCGGAACGCTCCTGTACGGGATCAAGCTTGGTCTGGAAAAAGCCTGTCCGGGGACAGCCCAGCAGGGGATCCGCGAACGAGCTTATATCATCTGTTCAGAGCGAGCCCACTATGCCTGTCTCACCGTGGCGAACTGGCTGGGGATGGGGCGTGAGAGTGTGATCAAGATTCCCTGTTCAGCGGAAAATGAGATCCTTCCTGAGTTACTGGAAGACAAGGCTCGCGAGATCCTCGCCAGCGGGGGGAAAATTGCAGCGATCATCGCGACAATGGGGACGACCGACCACTTTGGTCTGGATGATTTGAAGGCTCTTCACGAGATTCGCGAAGGTCTGGTGAAGGAGTTTCAACTCGACTACCACCCGCATATTCATGCCGATGCGGTGATTGGTTGGGCGTGGTCGGTGTTCAACGATTACAATTTTGCGGTCAATCCACTGGGCTTTCGGCATCGAACGGTGCGGGCCCTGGCCGGAACGCGCCGGCGGATTCAGGAACTTCCCCTGGCGGATTCAGTCGGAATCGACTTCCACAAGACAGGGTTCACTCCCTACGTTTCCAGTCTGTTTCTGGTGAAGAATTCGGCCGATCTGGAATTGATCACGCGGAAACAGTCTGACACGCCTTACCTGTTTCATGACGGACACTATCACCCCGGGCGGTACACGCTTGAGACAACGCGGGGTGGAAGTCCGCCGATGGCCGCTCTGGCGAATCTGCGGCTGTTTGGTAAGGACGGTCTGCGCTCGCTGCTGGGCCATGCGGTTTCCATGGCGGAAGAACTGCGGGAGCACCTGGAAGGACATGCAGCGACGACCGTGGTCAACCGGGGAAATTTCGGTCCGGTGACGTTGTTCCGGGTTTATCCGGATGGTGTCGACACGTTCAGCGTGACCGAGGAGGAACAGAAGGACGAATCCTGCCGCGACCAGTTGCGGGCCCACAACGAATACAATCGCCGCATTTATCACCTGGTCCAGGCAGACGCGCTCAACGGCGAAGGGGTCGTCATTTCGCTGACCGACTGCTACTGCGAAAGCGAATATGGCGAGCCGATCGTCGCTCTGAAAAGTTATCTCCTCAGTCCTTTCGCCGAAGAACGCTATGTCGAGGCAGTTCTGGAGTCGTTGTGGAAGGCCCGTGCCAAAATCGCCGCCGAAGATTCCTCCGCACAAAATGCGTGA